One stretch of Methylococcus capsulatus DNA includes these proteins:
- a CDS encoding glycogen/starch/alpha-glucan phosphorylase, translating into MSPEILKAAFADNLNFAVGRPAEIATPEDWYQAIAFSVRDRIMHRWVRQFEKRNAPDVRQVAYLSAEFLPGPHLGNSLLNLGITDNARKALAGQDLDLYIGLEEEPGLGNGGLGRLAACYLDSLATLCYPATGYGIRYEFGIFDQSIKDGWQVEVTDKWLLPGNIWEIKRPNFAQVVKIGGHTETYTDEHGAFRVRWIPDRVVVGVPYDTPIVGYLSDSCVLLRLWSAEAAQSFDFADFNRGDYYGAVEEKVFSENISKVLYPNDEQLEGKRLRLEQQYFFVACSIKDMIRLCLRRGSTLERFHEMFCVQLNDTHPAIAVAELMRQLVDKYAMPWERAWDITRRTFSYTNHTLMPEALEKWPLPLFGSVLPRHLEIIYEINRRFLDEVRTRFPGDEGKIARLSIIDESGEKYVRMANLAMVGSHTVNGVAALHSELVKTQLFPDFHDLDPKRFQNVTNGVTPRRFLGLSNPGLTRLIDGRIGDSWLSNLDRLRELEAFAGDVGFQQDWMRVKLENKTRLARIIRDRTGVVVDPSSLFDIQVKRIHEYKRQHLNVLHIITLYQRIKHDPRLQITPRTFLFGGKAAPGYFMAKLIIKLINSVAETVNQDPAVRDLIKVVFLPDYNVKHAQNIYPAADLSEQISTAGKEASGTGNMKLSLNGALTIGTLDGANVEIREEVGAENFFLFGLTCEQAARLRAGGYNPGDYCHGDPELRGVIELIDSGLFSHGDRDLFRPITAHLLERDDYLLMADYRPYVNCQQEVDHAYRDRHHWTRMSILNVARMGKFSSDRAVREYADNIWKLKPFAPEA; encoded by the coding sequence ATGAGTCCGGAGATTCTAAAGGCCGCCTTCGCTGACAATCTCAACTTCGCGGTGGGGCGTCCGGCGGAAATAGCCACGCCGGAGGACTGGTATCAGGCCATCGCATTTTCGGTGCGCGACCGCATCATGCACCGCTGGGTCCGCCAGTTCGAAAAGCGAAACGCCCCCGACGTGCGCCAGGTCGCGTACCTGTCGGCGGAATTCCTGCCTGGTCCGCATCTGGGCAACAGCCTGCTCAATCTCGGCATCACCGACAACGCCCGCAAGGCGCTGGCGGGACAGGATCTCGACCTGTACATCGGGCTGGAGGAGGAACCGGGCCTTGGCAACGGCGGTCTGGGGCGACTCGCGGCCTGTTACCTGGACTCCCTGGCGACGCTGTGCTATCCGGCGACGGGCTATGGCATACGTTACGAATTCGGTATCTTCGACCAGTCCATCAAGGACGGATGGCAGGTGGAGGTCACCGACAAGTGGCTGCTGCCCGGCAACATCTGGGAAATCAAGCGGCCGAACTTCGCCCAGGTCGTGAAGATCGGCGGACATACCGAGACCTATACCGACGAGCACGGCGCCTTCCGGGTACGCTGGATACCGGACCGCGTGGTGGTCGGCGTGCCCTACGATACGCCGATCGTCGGCTATCTCTCCGACTCCTGCGTCCTGCTCCGGCTGTGGAGCGCGGAAGCGGCCCAGTCGTTCGACTTCGCCGACTTCAACCGGGGCGACTATTACGGCGCGGTGGAGGAGAAAGTCTTTTCCGAGAACATCTCCAAAGTCCTTTACCCCAACGATGAGCAGCTCGAAGGCAAGCGCCTGCGGCTGGAGCAGCAGTATTTCTTCGTCGCCTGCTCGATCAAGGATATGATCCGCCTGTGCCTGCGGCGGGGCTCGACGCTGGAGCGCTTCCACGAGATGTTCTGTGTCCAGCTCAACGACACCCACCCAGCCATCGCCGTGGCGGAGCTGATGCGGCAATTGGTGGACAAATATGCCATGCCGTGGGAGCGGGCCTGGGACATCACCCGCAGGACATTCTCCTACACCAATCACACGCTTATGCCGGAGGCCCTGGAAAAATGGCCGCTGCCACTGTTCGGCTCGGTGCTGCCCCGGCATCTGGAAATCATCTACGAGATCAACCGCCGCTTCCTCGACGAGGTCCGCACCCGTTTCCCAGGGGACGAGGGCAAGATCGCACGGCTGTCGATCATCGATGAAAGCGGCGAGAAATACGTGCGCATGGCCAACCTCGCGATGGTCGGGAGCCACACCGTCAACGGCGTCGCCGCATTGCACTCCGAACTGGTGAAGACCCAGCTGTTCCCGGACTTCCACGACCTCGACCCGAAGCGTTTCCAGAACGTGACCAACGGCGTCACGCCGCGGCGCTTCCTGGGACTGAGCAATCCCGGCCTGACCCGGCTGATCGACGGTCGTATCGGCGACAGTTGGCTGTCGAACCTGGACCGGCTCAGGGAGCTGGAGGCTTTCGCCGGCGATGTGGGGTTCCAGCAGGACTGGATGCGGGTCAAGCTGGAAAACAAGACCCGGCTGGCCAGAATCATCCGCGACCGCACGGGTGTCGTGGTCGACCCAAGCTCCCTGTTCGACATTCAGGTCAAGCGCATCCACGAATACAAACGCCAGCACCTGAACGTGCTGCACATCATCACTCTGTACCAGCGCATCAAACACGACCCCAGGCTGCAGATCACGCCACGGACCTTCCTGTTCGGCGGCAAAGCCGCACCCGGCTACTTCATGGCCAAGCTGATCATCAAGCTGATCAACTCCGTCGCCGAGACCGTGAACCAGGACCCGGCCGTGCGCGATCTCATCAAGGTCGTGTTCCTGCCGGACTACAACGTCAAGCATGCACAGAACATCTACCCGGCAGCCGACCTGTCCGAGCAGATCTCCACCGCCGGCAAGGAGGCCTCGGGCACCGGCAACATGAAGCTGTCGCTGAACGGCGCGCTGACCATCGGCACACTGGACGGCGCCAACGTCGAAATCCGCGAAGAGGTGGGGGCGGAGAATTTCTTCCTGTTCGGCCTGACCTGCGAGCAGGCAGCCCGTCTCAGGGCCGGCGGCTACAATCCCGGCGATTACTGCCACGGCGATCCGGAACTGCGTGGGGTCATCGAATTGATCGACAGCGGGTTGTTCTCACACGGCGACAGGGATCTGTTCCGGCCGATCACCGCACACCTGCTGGAACGGGACGATTACCTGCTGATGGCAGACTACCGGCCTTACGTCAACTGCCAGCAGGAAGTGGATCATGCCTACCGCGACCGCCACCACTGGACGCGCATGTCCATCCTCAACGTCGCCCGCATGGGCAAGTTCTCCTCGGACCGGGCGGTACGGGAGTACGCGGATAACATATGGAAACTGAAGCCGTTTGCACCCGAAGCCTGA
- the ppk1 gene encoding polyphosphate kinase 1 — translation MNPETAKPATAAEHFFDRELSWLEFNDRVLQEALDARTPLVERLKFVAIFSSNLDEFFMVRISGLIERERAGAAGSAPAGMAPSQQLDAIRTHLARQTALQHRLFDGELRELMKQHGILLLDYAALDEPQRGALEAHFSGQVFPVLTPLSVDAGHPFPQMSNLSLNLAVIVEDPVNGLRKFARIKVPDTLPRFVALPQGPDQAGWTGVPLEQLIAGNLARLFPGMIVRGHHMFRITRDADFTVREDEAEDLMLAIEEEVGKRHLDGFVCRLEIERSMPAELRESLMEELEVSSRDVYEFDGLLNLRDLFYFLSLPLPELKDMPWTPVVPAPFQAAPDESGEPRATLFDAIKRGDVLVHHPYHSFAATVQEFITQAAHDPQVLAIKLTLYRTSGDSPIVRALIAAAAARKQVVALIELKARFDEENNIAWANRLEDAGAHVVYGVVGLKTHTKIALVVRKEEEALRRYVHVGTGNYNPKTANLYTDLGLLSCRDDLVADVGDLFNYLTGYSRQDAYRKLLVAPLTLRRRMYELITREMEHARSGAGGHIVAKMNALVDPEMIRHLYEASRAGVRIELVVRGICCLRPGVPGLSENIRVISVVGRYLEHSRIFRFKNGGADEYYIGSADWMTRNLDHRVEAVTPVEDAAAVHHLEQVLAFLLNDNRHAWDLQSDGRYLQRQPAEGEPERAAQALLMEGARLGEF, via the coding sequence ATGAACCCCGAGACCGCAAAACCCGCCACGGCCGCGGAGCATTTCTTCGACCGCGAACTGAGCTGGCTCGAATTCAACGATCGCGTCCTGCAGGAGGCGCTGGACGCACGCACGCCGCTGGTGGAGCGCCTGAAGTTCGTGGCGATCTTCAGCTCCAACCTGGACGAATTTTTCATGGTCCGCATATCCGGTCTGATCGAGCGGGAACGGGCCGGCGCCGCCGGTTCCGCACCGGCTGGCATGGCGCCCTCGCAGCAGCTCGACGCGATCCGGACCCATCTGGCCAGGCAAACCGCCCTGCAGCACCGGCTGTTCGACGGCGAACTGCGGGAGCTCATGAAGCAACACGGCATCCTTCTGCTCGACTACGCCGCGCTGGACGAGCCGCAGCGCGGCGCGCTCGAAGCGCATTTTTCCGGGCAGGTTTTTCCGGTGCTCACACCCTTGAGCGTCGATGCGGGCCATCCGTTTCCGCAAATGTCGAACCTCAGCCTGAACCTGGCCGTCATCGTCGAAGATCCGGTCAACGGGCTGCGGAAATTCGCCCGCATCAAGGTGCCGGACACCCTTCCAAGATTCGTCGCATTGCCGCAAGGCCCAGACCAGGCGGGCTGGACCGGGGTCCCGCTGGAACAGCTCATCGCCGGCAACCTGGCGCGGCTGTTCCCCGGCATGATCGTCCGCGGCCACCACATGTTCCGCATCACCCGGGACGCGGATTTCACCGTCCGCGAGGACGAAGCCGAAGACCTGATGCTTGCCATCGAGGAAGAAGTCGGCAAGCGTCATCTGGATGGCTTCGTCTGCCGCCTGGAAATCGAGCGTTCGATGCCGGCCGAGCTGCGCGAGTCGCTGATGGAAGAGCTGGAGGTGTCCAGCCGGGACGTCTATGAATTCGACGGGCTGCTGAACCTCAGGGATCTGTTCTATTTCCTGTCACTCCCGCTGCCGGAACTGAAAGACATGCCATGGACGCCCGTGGTGCCGGCCCCCTTCCAGGCGGCGCCCGATGAATCCGGAGAACCCCGCGCCACGCTGTTCGACGCGATCAAGAGGGGGGACGTCCTGGTTCACCATCCCTACCATTCCTTCGCCGCCACGGTGCAGGAATTCATCACTCAAGCCGCGCATGATCCCCAGGTGCTCGCGATCAAGCTGACCCTGTACCGGACCTCGGGCGATTCGCCCATCGTCCGCGCACTGATCGCCGCCGCGGCGGCCCGCAAACAGGTCGTCGCGCTGATCGAGCTGAAAGCGCGCTTCGACGAAGAGAACAACATCGCCTGGGCCAACCGGCTCGAAGACGCCGGGGCGCACGTGGTCTACGGCGTCGTCGGACTGAAAACCCATACCAAGATCGCCCTGGTGGTCCGCAAGGAAGAAGAAGCACTGCGCCGCTACGTGCACGTCGGCACGGGCAATTACAATCCGAAGACCGCCAACCTTTATACCGACCTCGGCCTGTTGAGTTGCCGCGACGATCTGGTCGCCGATGTCGGCGACCTCTTCAATTACCTCACCGGCTATTCCCGCCAGGACGCCTACCGCAAGCTGCTGGTCGCCCCGCTCACCCTGCGCCGCCGCATGTACGAGCTCATCACGCGGGAGATGGAGCATGCCCGCAGCGGCGCCGGCGGCCACATCGTCGCCAAGATGAACGCGCTGGTCGACCCGGAGATGATCCGGCATCTGTACGAGGCCTCCCGCGCCGGCGTGCGGATCGAATTGGTCGTGCGCGGCATTTGCTGCTTGCGCCCCGGCGTCCCCGGTCTCAGCGAAAACATCCGGGTAATCAGTGTCGTCGGACGCTATCTGGAGCATTCGCGCATCTTCCGCTTCAAAAACGGCGGTGCCGACGAGTACTACATCGGCAGCGCGGACTGGATGACGCGGAACCTTGACCATCGCGTCGAAGCGGTCACGCCGGTGGAGGACGCCGCCGCCGTCCACCACCTCGAACAGGTGCTGGCTTTCCTGCTGAACGACAACCGCCACGCCTGGGATCTGCAGTCCGATGGGCGCTATCTACAGCGCCAGCCCGCAGAAGGCGAACCCGAACGGGCTGCGCAAGCGCTGTTGATGGAAGGCGCCCGGCTGGGCGAATTTTAA
- the coaD gene encoding pantetheine-phosphate adenylyltransferase — protein MNVTAIYPGTFDPITLGHVDLVCRASRIFDRIILAVAESKAKTPLFDFTERLKLVREAVAGMSNVEVVGFNSLLVDCARTHGATVILRGLRAVSDFEFEFQMAGMNRSLGPEIETIFLTPGESYAFLSSSVIREIAKFGGDVSAFVPGHVRAALMRKFAGPG, from the coding sequence TTGAACGTCACGGCCATCTACCCCGGTACTTTCGATCCCATCACCCTGGGGCATGTGGACCTGGTATGCCGCGCCAGCCGCATCTTCGACCGCATCATCCTGGCGGTGGCCGAGAGCAAGGCCAAGACCCCTCTGTTCGATTTCACAGAGCGCCTGAAGCTGGTCAGGGAAGCCGTTGCCGGGATGTCCAACGTCGAGGTGGTGGGTTTCAATTCGCTGCTGGTCGACTGTGCCCGGACCCATGGGGCCACCGTCATCCTGCGCGGTCTGCGCGCCGTGTCCGATTTCGAGTTTGAATTCCAGATGGCGGGCATGAACCGTTCGCTGGGCCCGGAGATCGAAACGATCTTCCTCACCCCCGGTGAAAGCTACGCTTTCCTCTCCTCCTCGGTCATCCGGGAGATCGCCAAGTTCGGCGGCGACGTTTCGGCCTTCGTCCCGGGGCATGTCAGAGCGGCGCTGATGCGCAAGTTCGCCGGTCCCGGCTGA